A genomic segment from Bradyrhizobium diazoefficiens USDA 110 encodes:
- a CDS encoding sensor histidine kinase, which yields MRLVLQLVARLLLIVALCLGAATVWATFEAYRSVDRATAASAQRVAQALQALYWHELLLRSSRAREHLLPVPEWRTLDTMKLISPGVCVEFQPAVAFEKPLCGQSEGLGKTPPRWFASIVPIFLGSHAEVVRPVSPRAAAAGTVVATPDAAAAISLAWEYILNVIDVALLMAAAIALLASLAIAHTLAPARAIVTALQRMARGHYRTKLPRFRSMELAMIGGAVGELGTRLEEATEQRAALTRRLIEIRDDERRALARELHDEFGQNLAAILAFADTIETASAKQNREDGIAQDARMISQATHHLMASLRDALKRLRNPLPEELGLEASLVNLVDSWRSQSAARPTIQLDLRGDLTDISGPAATTAYRVAQECLTNALRHGAAREISLRVERRAGEDDALLIRVEDDGGGDAERVARSAGFGLTGIRERVAAAGGSLSILPARGGLSVAATIPLAA from the coding sequence ATGCGCCTCGTGCTTCAGCTTGTCGCCCGTCTGCTTCTCATTGTGGCGCTCTGCCTGGGCGCGGCGACCGTATGGGCCACGTTCGAGGCCTATCGCAGCGTCGACCGGGCGACTGCGGCCTCGGCGCAGCGGGTCGCGCAGGCGCTTCAGGCGCTGTACTGGCACGAGCTGTTGCTGCGCAGCAGCAGGGCGCGCGAACATCTGCTGCCGGTTCCGGAGTGGCGCACGCTGGACACGATGAAGCTGATCTCCCCCGGCGTCTGCGTCGAGTTCCAGCCCGCCGTCGCATTCGAAAAGCCGCTGTGCGGCCAGAGCGAGGGGCTAGGCAAGACGCCGCCGCGCTGGTTCGCATCGATCGTGCCGATCTTCCTCGGCAGCCACGCCGAGGTGGTGCGGCCCGTCAGTCCGCGCGCCGCGGCCGCCGGAACGGTGGTTGCGACGCCCGATGCCGCGGCCGCGATCTCGCTCGCCTGGGAATACATCCTCAACGTCATCGACGTCGCGCTGCTGATGGCGGCGGCGATTGCGCTGCTGGCGTCGCTTGCGATCGCGCATACGCTGGCGCCGGCACGCGCGATCGTCACCGCGCTCCAGCGCATGGCGCGCGGCCATTATCGCACCAAACTGCCGCGCTTCCGCTCGATGGAGCTTGCAATGATCGGGGGCGCCGTCGGCGAGCTCGGCACCCGGCTGGAAGAAGCCACCGAACAGCGCGCGGCGCTGACGCGGCGGCTGATCGAGATCCGCGACGACGAACGCCGCGCCCTCGCCCGCGAGCTGCACGACGAATTCGGGCAAAACCTCGCGGCCATCCTCGCTTTCGCCGACACCATCGAGACGGCGAGCGCGAAGCAGAACAGGGAAGACGGCATCGCGCAGGACGCAAGGATGATCTCGCAGGCGACCCATCATCTGATGGCCTCACTGCGCGATGCGCTGAAGCGGCTGCGCAATCCCCTGCCCGAGGAGCTCGGGCTGGAGGCGAGCCTCGTCAATCTCGTCGACAGCTGGCGCTCGCAGAGCGCGGCGCGGCCGACCATCCAGCTCGATCTCAGGGGCGATCTCACCGACATCAGCGGCCCGGCCGCCACCACCGCCTATCGCGTCGCCCAGGAATGCCTGACCAATGCGCTGCGCCACGGCGCGGCACGCGAGATCTCGTTGCGCGTCGAGCGGCGCGCCGGCGAGGACGACGCGCTGCTGATCCGGGTCGAGGACGACGGCGGCGGCGATGCGGAACGCGTGGCGCGGTCGGCGGGCTTCGGCCTCACCGGCATCCGCGAGCGCGTCGCAGCCGCCGGCGGGTCGCTGTCGATCCTGCCGGCCAGAGGCGGCCTCAGCGTCGCCGCCACCATCCCGCTCGCCGCGTGA
- a CDS encoding response regulator: MSEVAATGISVLLVDDHPIVRQGYRRVLESQGDLHVVAEADNAADAYGAFKAHDPDVVVLDISMPGASGLEAIRNIRARSPRARILVFTMHNEAVLVKAAFSAGASGFVTKSSEPSAVVNAIRSVARGERAMSDDIAHILADDSLSPTGSVLDQLGEREIEILRQFAGGATTEQIATHLNLSVKTVQNYHYLIKTKTGARTDAQLVRLAASCGLTKI, from the coding sequence ATGAGCGAGGTTGCGGCAACAGGCATCTCCGTGCTGCTGGTCGACGACCATCCCATCGTCCGGCAGGGCTACCGGCGGGTGCTGGAAAGCCAGGGTGACCTCCATGTCGTGGCGGAAGCCGACAACGCCGCGGATGCCTACGGCGCCTTCAAGGCGCACGATCCTGATGTCGTCGTGCTCGATATCTCGATGCCCGGCGCCAGCGGGCTGGAGGCGATCCGCAACATCCGCGCCCGCAGCCCGCGGGCGCGGATCCTCGTCTTCACCATGCACAACGAGGCCGTGCTGGTGAAGGCCGCCTTCAGCGCCGGCGCCTCCGGCTTCGTCACCAAGAGCAGCGAGCCGTCCGCGGTCGTGAATGCAATCCGCAGCGTCGCCCGCGGCGAGCGCGCCATGAGTGACGACATCGCGCATATCCTGGCCGACGACAGCCTGTCGCCGACCGGCTCAGTGCTGGACCAACTGGGCGAACGCGAGATCGAGATCCTGCGCCAGTTCGCCGGCGGCGCCACCACCGAGCAGATCGCGACGCATCTCAATCTCAGCGTCAAGACGGTGCAGAATTATCACTATCTGATCAAGACCAAGACCGGCGCGCGCACCGATGCACAGCTCGTGCGGCTGGCGGCGAGTTGCGGGCTGACGAAGATCTAG
- a CDS encoding TetR family transcriptional regulator, which yields MNEAVVLTPERILEVTEDVLRRYGLAKATVVDVARALDVSHGSVYRHFPSKASLREAVAKRWLDRIDAPLLQIAREEGPAPVRLDRWLRTLFAAKRSRVLDDPEMFETYLTLAREACAAVKCHKDTMIDQIAAILTDGVKQGVFAVDDVKATARAIFDATVRFHHPAHADEWKDADLPARVDATLALLLRGLKAA from the coding sequence ATGAATGAAGCCGTTGTCTTGACGCCGGAGCGGATCCTCGAAGTCACCGAGGACGTACTCAGGCGCTACGGACTTGCCAAAGCCACCGTGGTCGATGTTGCCCGTGCGCTCGATGTGAGCCACGGCAGCGTCTATCGCCATTTTCCGAGCAAGGCCTCGCTGCGCGAGGCCGTTGCCAAGCGCTGGCTTGACCGTATCGACGCGCCGTTGCTCCAGATCGCCAGGGAGGAAGGGCCCGCGCCGGTGCGGCTCGACCGCTGGCTGCGCACGCTGTTCGCCGCCAAGCGTTCGCGTGTGCTCGACGATCCCGAGATGTTCGAGACCTATCTCACGCTGGCGCGCGAGGCCTGCGCAGCCGTCAAATGTCACAAGGACACCATGATCGACCAGATCGCGGCGATCCTGACCGACGGCGTGAAGCAGGGCGTATTCGCTGTGGACGACGTCAAGGCCACCGCGCGCGCGATCTTCGATGCCACCGTCCGCTTCCACCATCCGGCCCATGCCGACGAGTGGAAGGACGCCGATCTGCCCGCGCGCGTCGATGCAACGCTCGCGCTGCTGCTGCGCGGGTTGAAGGCGGCATAG